A window of the Aquarana catesbeiana isolate 2022-GZ linkage group LG05, ASM4218655v1, whole genome shotgun sequence genome harbors these coding sequences:
- the LOC141145469 gene encoding uncharacterized protein isoform X1 — protein MSRRGDGRPQLGSYRTSAEQLLKCYGTINSGKRRHTKPEPARNHTSSGSSAVTDSPLSRHEEQRLRPRTCVACRACVTAHLQNSVTQTAVPKLEPLSRKNYLPYYSGKGKEERPNRRGRAKETERLPDSRKLISCQFKPSRSAPGSMSSNSSRYSEVKMPCPPVLPLPYPSGLRRAGVQLSHSSDPELRKWIVEFGGDERAAFMARGLQKLQLAYEKGKSEMNQRTEKIHPQSARTSANGDCGWQMAA, from the exons ATGTCAAGGAGAGGAGACGGGAGACCACAGCTGGGCTCTTATCGGACATCGGCCGAGCAGTTGCTGAAGTGTTATGGAACAATTAATTCTGGGAAGAGGCGACACACTAAACCGGAGCCAGCGAGAAATCACACATCCAG tggttccAGCGCAGTCACAGATTCCCCTCTATCCCGCCACGAAGAACAGCGCCTCCGACCCCGAACCTGCGTTGCCTGCCGGGCCTGTGTGACCGCACATCTCCAAAACTCTGTAACACAAACCGCAGTCCCTAAACTTGAACCGCTGAGCCGCAAAAACTACCTTCCTTACTACTCGGGCAAAGGCAAAGAAGAGAGGCCGAACCGAAGGGGCAGAGCTAAGGAGACAGAGAGG CTTCCAGATTCCAGAAAGTTGATTTCTTGTCAATTTAAACCTTCCAGAAGTGCTCCTGGTTCCATGTCATCGAACAGCTCCAGATACTCGG AAGTAAAGATGCCCTGTCCTCCCGTGCTCCCTCTGCCTTATCCTTCAGGACTGCGGCGTGCTGGCGTACAGCTCTCGCACTCCTCTGACCCAGAGCTCAGGAAGTGGATTGTAGAATTCGGAGGAGATGAACGGGCAGCATTTATGGCAAGGGGGCTACAGAAACTACAGCTGGCCTATGAGAAGGGTAAATCGGAAATGAATCAACGGACTGAAAAAATACACCCCCAAAGTGCCCGCACATCGGCTAATGGTGATTGCGGATGGCAGATGGCAGCTTGA
- the LOC141145469 gene encoding uncharacterized protein isoform X2 codes for MSRRGDGRPQLGSYRTSAEQLLKCYGTINSGKRRHTKPEPARNHTSSGSSAVTDSPLSRHEEQRLRPRTCVACRACVTAHLQNSVTQTAVPKLEPLSRKNYLPYYSGKGKEERPNRRGRAKETERLPDSRKLISCQFKPSRSAPGSMSSNSSRYSGSNVHCEKLTVCNKIRVSNFGRGELPFTTVQD; via the exons ATGTCAAGGAGAGGAGACGGGAGACCACAGCTGGGCTCTTATCGGACATCGGCCGAGCAGTTGCTGAAGTGTTATGGAACAATTAATTCTGGGAAGAGGCGACACACTAAACCGGAGCCAGCGAGAAATCACACATCCAG tggttccAGCGCAGTCACAGATTCCCCTCTATCCCGCCACGAAGAACAGCGCCTCCGACCCCGAACCTGCGTTGCCTGCCGGGCCTGTGTGACCGCACATCTCCAAAACTCTGTAACACAAACCGCAGTCCCTAAACTTGAACCGCTGAGCCGCAAAAACTACCTTCCTTACTACTCGGGCAAAGGCAAAGAAGAGAGGCCGAACCGAAGGGGCAGAGCTAAGGAGACAGAGAGG CTTCCAGATTCCAGAAAGTTGATTTCTTGTCAATTTAAACCTTCCAGAAGTGCTCCTGGTTCCATGTCATCGAACAGCTCCAGATACTCGG GTTCTAATGTACACTgtgagaagcttacagtgtgcaacaaaatcagagtaagcaatttcggCAGAGGAGAGTTGCCttttacaactgtgcaagactga